In Phoenix dactylifera cultivar Barhee BC4 chromosome 1, palm_55x_up_171113_PBpolish2nd_filt_p, whole genome shotgun sequence, the genomic stretch CCACATATGTGATCATATTTTATTACGACCAGTATGTGGCAATTAAAAGAAGAGAGAGTCCAtcatctctctcttctttgctTTACTTCATTTGTTCCTCTTTATACACCATAGTCTTCCCTCTCTATTTTCTTATGCATTCCTACTTCTTGTTGGGATTTGTACCGAGCGCTAGCTTGAAGTTGGTCTATAGTAGATTTTTCTCTAGGCTAAAGAAGGAGATATTGAAGTACTGGAAAAGTTCTTTGTGAATTCCATGCATCAAGGGTGATGATTGTTGTTAAAGAGGGCTTTATTCTACTTCACCGTATATCTCCTTTAGCTATTGCCCAATAATCTCCCAATAATGCTCTTTTTTGCATCTTGATCACTAAGATCTACTCCAAGTTGTCACATTTGGTCTCCtagaaaccatatttggcatgCAAGTCAAAGAttggagaaaagaagaaaaatcaaaactGAGATGAAAATCTTATTTAGATGTACAACAAACTTAGAAAGTTTAATTTGTGTGgtcattatttttctaaaatatgaAGACTTACTTCTCAAACTTATTATTCCGAGGAATGGATCATTGGTGGAAGCAACATTTTGTTGTGGTAGTATTACTAGCCAATGGTGGGGGGGGGCGATTTAGTTGGAGGTTAAACAAGCGAATGGTTCGAGGtgggaggagggagagagggagagagagaatgggagCCCACGAAGGTCAATATTCTAGACATGAAATCACAAAGAAAAGCAGAGGGGAATGGTCATATAgacaggagaggagagagaaagagaaatggTCAAACTAAAAAGGAAGTTGAAGGGGAGATAATGGAAGACTTTGAACTAGAGGAcatgggaggagaagagaaaatcGAATgataggaggagaagagaatCAAAATATGAAAGTAATAGAAGATGAAAAGTCAGGGCAATTCGGGAAtggtatttttttattagaaaagTTAGAGCTAACGTGGTAGTGTCGGATTAGCCTGCAATGATAGTATATAAGATATtgaataaattacaaaaattcTGTTAAGATTTATGTTAATTATGTTTACATCCAATAGTTTGTAAAACCTATACTTACACTTAGTTAAATTAACGATATTAGTGAATCCATTTACCTCAtatgaaaaatcaaaattgatccTGAGTGATGAGTAAATTACGAAAAACCCTTTAGATTATGGGTAAACTATACTTACATTCAATAGTTTGAAAAATCTAAGCTTATCCTCCtaagatttatttttatccaatgcTTTAACCCATAACTTAATAAAATCTTAGCTAAATAGTTAACTTAAATGGGACCTAAATACTACATcagaaaaatttataaaatgacTAAACTAGCCTTAAGTGATATATCATCCATCCAAGAAGGACAACAACTATGAGGCACCATGAGTCTGGAGCTTGATATTAATAAATTGATCTCTTAGGCAAGTGATGCCTTTAAAATTTTCTGCTGTAAAAAAATTAGCATTAAGAGTTTTGTCATTTGAGCCAACTTGTCCATAGTCTAAGCAAGGCCATGGAACTCCAACTAATGCACCTTCCAAAAAGAAGAGTTTTCATGCATGTATTGATTTGGATCCTTTTAATTATAGGTTGCTAGAGTTATCATAGTTCCATATGTAAATATAGGAATCCTTATCTACAGCCACAATATTAAGAAACCATGTCTATAGTATTGGATAAGTAGAACATATAATCAGTAAATAATATACCGGCATCTCCGATCTCTATGACGTGGTGGGCAAAAAAGCAAGAACAAAATCTTATCAGAAAGGATACTTGTTGTCAGATGCTAGCCGAGAAGGTAGTTTGTCGCCGGATGTCAGTTGAAAAGAAAGCTTGTTATCGGTCACTCGTCAGAAAGGGATGCTCGTAGTGGATGGCGAAGCGAGAAAAAAATTCTAACTACCCAATCTTGAAAAGAAGAAAACTCTTGAAGATGGAAGACTTCGAAGAGATCCGAGAgtcaaaaaaagtaaaaaaagagccttatttttttatagaagtaattttgattttttacaATAGATAAATGATTTTACTAATATTGTTAGTTTAACTAGGTGTAAGTAGACggtttacaaaatattgagtgtaAGTGTAATAAACGCATACCTCAGAAAGGTTTTTATAAGGTTATTTTGGtcattttcaaaaaatttctaaTATAGCGTTTGGGTCCCATTAAAAATTAAGGGTTTGACTTATGTTCTGTTAAGTTATAGGTTAAAgtattagataaaaataaatctcaAGTGGGTAAGTATAGATTTTTCatactattgggtgtaaatataATTTACCCCTAATCTTAGGaaaatttttgtaatttactttaagatatttgtaaaaaattttaatagatAAAGTGTTTTCTAGTGTACCCATCATGTATGCTAACTTGATTCTTGCAATCTGCTAGAGATTAAATAGGCAATAAACTCCTTAATAAATTATCTACCCCATGTGTAATGCATGAAACCTAATGAAACAATTCACTATTAAGAtgaatttgatttcatcaatcaACATAAATATGTTTAAAGTTTGAATtacatataaaaatatgaataaatttTGTTGAAAAGATGGACTCGACCTCTAGTTTCACTTAATAGCCTTGCAACCATTGAAACTAACATTAATTAATTTATGCTCGATCCAACCGATACTATAACTCATTAGATCCAAGGTAGTCAACCACAATTCTAAAATATATAAGCTATACCATATATTAAAGGAGAGTCCAATACATTAAAGGAGAGTCCGGCATTCTCCTGGGGCACCAAGTGTCAAGCAAGAGAGTATtaattctctttcttctttcttttttttttttttttaaattttaagggGAGTCAAGCTTTCAGCATGCCATATGCGTTCAATTGAGGAGCCTGATCCCGTGATCGAGCCAACCTATCTTCCATCTGAGAAGGGAATGGAGGGTGTGGAGGTCAATACCTTTGTCATGTCTCCATACGCCTCTCACCACCTCCTTCCATTCTTTCATACATAGAGCATGGTACCTTTACCATGCCAAGACGCCTCTCAGCCCCTCCATCTTCAACCCCTCCTCTCTCTGTATGAGGGGAAGAAAGCGGAAATCAACACTTCAGCCATGCCCCTGTATGCCTCTCACAATCCCCTCTCTATTTTTCTATATGTAGAAGACAGTACCTCTACCTATTGGcataataaattaattttgatgaatacaaaatatttgattatATTATTAATGATTGTAAGCTCTTGAAGTAGTTAGATTGTTTTATAGGGAAGCCAGATGTATTTGAAGGGTTTAGAAAGCTTAGAGGAGCATTAAAGTTGAAGAGAGATTTGACAAGTTTTATGGAGTTCTATAGTCAAGGAGTATGCTAGATTAATGTGAGCGAccgttgtaaaaaaaaaaaaaaaattagaacagGACGTGATATCCACCGTCCTAAACTAgttctacaaaaaaaaatcgaaaCTGTTGCATCCCACATTGTGTAAAACCTTGTAACCAGTCAGGCCTGAGTGTTACATAGAAGTGCGAGGCAATTGGCTTCACTAAGTCCCCAGTTAGTCCAAGTTAGGGTTAGGTCAGCTTGTTGTGGCAATAAAAATGAGCTGCGGAGCTCCATGCTAAAAAGGCACGGCACATCCCATGCTCTTCTCCGAGATGCACCTCGGAGCATGCGCTTCTCTCATGCACTCCTCGTGGCACCCATCAGCCGATCGTCACCGTCCATCCCGTGCATTCTATACTCGCCATCCCAATTGGACCACGCCGCATCCTACGTCCACGACCTCATCCTACGGTCCCGATCCCTCCCCGAGGCGAAGCAGGCCCACGGCCAGGCCGCTGTCCGCGGCCTCCTCCGCCGCCATCTCcccaccgccgccgccctccTCCTCGCCTATTCCACCCACCGCGACCTCCCTTCCTCCCGCCGACTCTTCGAGGAAAGCCCCCTCCGCGAAGGCGCCGCCTTCCTATGGAACGCCCTCTCCCGCGCCCTCTCCACCGCTGGCCTCCCCACCGACGCCCTTGCCGTCTACAACCGCATGCTCCGCCGCGGCATCCGCCCCGATGATCGCACCTTCCCCTTCGCcctcaccgccgccgccgccgccgccgtcgcccAGAAGGGTAGGGAGCTCCATGGCTCCGTCGTGAAACTAGGTTTCGAGGCCGACCTCTTCGTCGGCAATTGTCTCTTGTCGTTTTATGGCGCCATCATGGCCTTATGCGACGCCCAACAGATGTTCGATGAAATGCGCCACCGAGATATCGTCTCCTGGAACTCCATCATTTCGCTGTCTTCCGCTAACGGATTACGCTCAGATGCGATGTATTGGTTCCTGGACTTAAAAAGGTCGGGCCTTGCGGTGAATGCAGTCACTTTAGTAAGTGTTCTGCCGGCTTGTGCTGCGGCGCAAGATGAGATATTTGGGAAGGGAATTCATGGGCATGCGATAAAGGTTGGTTTGGATTCAGTAGTTACTGTAGGTAATGCGTTTGTTGATATGTATGGCAAGTGTGGGAACTCGAAGGATTCAATGCAAGCTTTTCATATCATGCCAGAGAAAAATAACGTTTCTTGGAACTCTATAATTGGTAGTTTTGTTCATGTTGGTCTTTTTGAAGATGCTTTGTGGATGTTTAGGGAGATGGTGGTCAATAAGATGAAGCCAAACTCTGTCACTATAGCTAGTCTATTACCTGCATTGGTTGAGTTGGGCTCTTTCTGGTCGGGGAGAGAGGTTCATGGGTATAGCGTAAGGACTGGTATGGATTCTGATGTCTTTGTATCTAATTCTTTGGTGGATATGTATGCAAAATCCGGATGTTTGAAGAAAGGCTCGAACATTTTCTACAGCATGGAGGATAGGAATGTGGTTTCATGGAATGCAATGATTGCTAATCTTGCACAGAACGGAGCTGAATTAGAAGCCATTGCACTAGTTAGAGAAATGCAGGTTGGTGGGGAATTTCCAAATTCTGTTACATTTACTAATGTTCTTCCAGCATGTACTAGAATGGCTTCTCTGAGGAAAGGGAAGGAGATCCATGCTAGGTCAATCCGTGTGGGCTCCTCTTCTGACTTGTTCATGTCGAATGCTTTGATTGATATGTATGCCAAATGTGGAAGGTTGAAGCTTGCTAGAAATGTTTTTGATGTGTCAGAGAGAGATGAAGTGTCTTACAATACCTTAATAGTGGGTTATTCTCAGACTTCAGGGTGCTCAGAGGCTGTGCATCTGTTTTTGGAAATGAGATTTGCAGGTTTTGAGTATGATGTTGTCTCCTTTATGGGTGTCCTGTCAGCATGTGCTAATCTATCTGCACTCAAGCAGGGAAAGGAGGTCCACTGCTTGACAGTGAGGAAACTGTTCGACAACCATCTCTTTGTGGCAAACTCTCTGTTGGATTTGTACATCAAATGCGGAAGGATCAATCTTGCGAGGAAGATTTTTGATAGGATGTTAAATAAGGATGTTGCTTCATGGAATTCCATGATTTTGG encodes the following:
- the LOC103713260 gene encoding pentatricopeptide repeat-containing protein At4g14170-like; its protein translation is MLKRHGTSHALLRDAPRSMRFSHALLVAPISRSSPSIPCILYSPSQLDHAASYVHDLILRSRSLPEAKQAHGQAAVRGLLRRHLPTAAALLLAYSTHRDLPSSRRLFEESPLREGAAFLWNALSRALSTAGLPTDALAVYNRMLRRGIRPDDRTFPFALTAAAAAAVAQKGRELHGSVVKLGFEADLFVGNCLLSFYGAIMALCDAQQMFDEMRHRDIVSWNSIISLSSANGLRSDAMYWFLDLKRSGLAVNAVTLVSVLPACAAAQDEIFGKGIHGHAIKVGLDSVVTVGNAFVDMYGKCGNSKDSMQAFHIMPEKNNVSWNSIIGSFVHVGLFEDALWMFREMVVNKMKPNSVTIASLLPALVELGSFWSGREVHGYSVRTGMDSDVFVSNSLVDMYAKSGCLKKGSNIFYSMEDRNVVSWNAMIANLAQNGAELEAIALVREMQVGGEFPNSVTFTNVLPACTRMASLRKGKEIHARSIRVGSSSDLFMSNALIDMYAKCGRLKLARNVFDVSERDEVSYNTLIVGYSQTSGCSEAVHLFLEMRFAGFEYDVVSFMGVLSACANLSALKQGKEVHCLTVRKLFDNHLFVANSLLDLYIKCGRINLARKIFDRMLNKDVASWNSMILGYGMQGELETAIETFDLMKDEGMEYDHVSYIAVLSACSHAGLVKRGKKYFDQMIAQNISATHMHYACMVDLLGRAGLVEEAVELIRGMPFEADSNVWGALLGACRIHGNIELGRWAAEHLFKLKPGHCGYYILLSNMYAEAGRWDEANEIRELMKSRKAKKNPGCSWIVIGDKLRAFIAGERIEGPEEELCYAGPG